The Solanum lycopersicum chromosome 2, SLM_r2.1 DNA window AAAATCTGATGTCAGGTTAAGTTTTATCCCCAAAATAGTTTTAACCTGCAGTGCAGAAACCAACTCAAGTCTCATAACAAATGCACTGCCAGGATGATAAAATCGGAGATATTACTCTACCTATGATACTAGATATGTTATGGAACAGAGAAAATACTCCCTCcctttcaatttgtttgtctggtTTTGACTTGGCAGTGAGTTTAAGAGTATTGCCCAAGAATCCAAGACTATATAGGGATACAACAGTTTGTTCTCTCAACCAATGTGGAACAATTAACAATTCCTCACAAGCTAATGGCTGGACATCTAACACACACAGGGGTCCAACGTTGTTAACAGATCGAGCTGGACATCTAACATGACATGAGCCGCCAATATCGGAAAACAGAACAATGGAGATAAGGTCTTGTATCTGATACTATGTTAAGAAAATGGACCTCAACCTAGAAAGCTAACTCGTGAGATAAGGATAGCCAAAGACCATTAAGTAGACAACAAGCTCAATCTCTGAACCAATGTGGGATAAGGCGCAATTTTGATGTTCATAAGACGCGTTCCTATAAATGAAGCATCTAGAATATGCAACATCCGAACAGAAAAAAGATTCAAATTAATAGAAACAGAAACTATTGTGACAACATgtttcacaaaaataaatacagcATAGGAAGAAGTCCACCTAACCTTCTAGGAAGAAGCTACACAGAAAGTCAGTCTTCTTTATATCCTTCTGTTTGACTACATTATATAGAACGAATATAAGCTTCCAGCTGCAATGGAACCCTATATGTTCAATGAAACGTCAAAAACAATAACCATGAAAAGTTCACAGGACTgatcttgaaaagaaaatgaatgtcatacatatacaaagaattTCTATCCTACGGCCAGTGGCCTAGACCCAAAAAAAGGGGCTTTTATCAACTTACTCAAAGCATCATAAACTAAGTCCAATATTAGCATACTGTATCAgtaacaagaaaagaaagatgaaCATGCACAAAGTTGTACCAAAACTGCAAAAATTAGTAAAAGGGAACTTAAGGTTCGAAGATACCCATTATATAGGTGGTAGATTCATTTCACAAAGCCGCgcaaaaattacattttaaagtCTACTGGAGCAAAACTTATACTAACCTTTTGAAGTTTACCGGGCAAACAAAAGACATAATTTCAATCATTGTTTTGCACGGAAAAGATCCCCAAGTCAAATATATCAGTTTTTATTTTGATACCAACTAATACGACTAATACATAGACAAGGCAAGTAATGCATGACTAATTTATGTCCATCCCAAACTTAAAACCCATTTTTGGGGACTAAATAAACCCTAGCCTTAACAACTGATCCATTTCCAAGCTTAAACCCGGGACTAACTGGAAACCCGACAACTAGACCCATACCCATTCTCCCTCCTATCCCCATGGAAATGGAATACTTCACCACACTTTCCATGTACTTGGGGTGAAACTCCGATCCATTGCTTGTCTCAAAGTGACTTGGCGGAGGATCCAAAGAAAAGGCCAGCAAATGCAGCAGCCAAACGGCCTTTGCTAGCCCAAGAAACTCTCCGTAAAACTGACTCCTCGGATGGTTCCCAGCCAGTACCTGACGCCTCTGCTCCAAATCACCAAACAAAGACTCCTCCATTTTAGGATGCACGATGGCCAAATACTTCTTGAAACAGAAGTTCCCAAAACTACAAGTTGGGAGAATTCCCAGAAGTTCCATTGGGTCCATGGCTTTCATGTCCCTGTACTGTGTATAACACTCCCGGCGGTGCTGGTCTGGGTGGAGGAGTGATGACAAGCTTCCGTCCATGTAGAACGTCTCGTGATCGAATCCTTGGAACATTTTGCGGTTCACATAAGATTCCAGTGCGTATTTTGCATGGTTGGCTCCGACAATTGAATCCGCCGTTGGTGTGGTGGAGTTAGATGAAGCAGCTTCAATGGATCTCACTGCCGCCGCAATGTCCCAGTGAGCAGAGCGCATCAAAGAGAGGAGCATACTCGTGAAGGATTTTGAGGCTTCTTTTACTGAGCTCACTGTAGATTCGAACAGGTCAGGTGCCGGCGACATATTAACTGGAGCTTGACTGCTGCAGTTAACTCTCCGTTTTGACTTGTTTTTCTTTCCACTATTGCTGCTAAGCAACGTCGCCGTTTTTAGCTTTTCCTTCAAATCATCGATCTCAATATCCTTTGCCTTCACCTCTTGCTTCAGTTCTTCCACGGCTGACTCATACGGCGCCACCACTTCTCTCAGCGTCGCCACCCCGACTCTCCAGTCCCCTCTTTCACTTCCACCGCCGACATTCCGCCGGAATCTTTCCCTCAACACTCCAAGCCTTCGCAGTTCAGATATCACAGCCACGTCAGCCACGCGCATTTTATCCTGATCCCAAGGACAATGCGCCTCCTGTAGACTAACGTAAGCCTTCTTCATTGCCGACACTGCATCAAACACTTCCCCTAAAAGCATTTCCATTTCATTTACTTTCTCAGTTcttatctcctcattttttaCCTCGAAATTCTGGAATTTTTCCAGAGTTTCCACATAAGGTGagtgttcttcttcttcttcttcggtaGTGTACTTGTCATCTTCAGATTCGTCGGCGTCACGAGCACCAGAGATGTGGCCGTTGGAGGAAAGTGGGTGGAGCAAGCAAGAAGCAGTGACACGTTGGATCAGATCCGAGAAATTGGAAACCTTGTTGGCCATTGTCTAACACAGTAGCAGCAATTTTGGGATCAAAAGTGAAACAAGACTTGACAGTCCAAGATGATATGGTTCACAAGTTTAGTTATTATTTACATTCAGGACCGATTTATTTTACAATTAATTGTCTCTTGTTCTTCTTATCTTTCAtagaaaatagtcaaaatgttgttggtgattttttctAACCTTATCTTTTATTTCCGATTCCAACATATTTTAatagctggtcaaactgacttaaaagttgatttttaacttatttagttgtttggcaatactcaaaataacattttttaagtttaaaaaaatttattttaagtcaaaagttaaaagttgggataggggtgttttttttttaagcttAGCTGTTTTTAAGTTGAccaaatttttacctttttgcccttaatatttttatacgatcttcaaattacccacatatttctaacatctctttcttccatttttccctttttcacgtgtggatgatagacaattactattactaatgaatgaaaataaaaaaaatcttaaatctttcaagtgatctattcaaattatatattattaaaatgtaaaataagttgcacgtagaacttaaattaaaatttatattcctcttataaataatttgtgataataaagaaatatgtgaatgatagacaattattattacctatggatgaaactaaaataaaatcttaaatcgttctttgatctattcaaattatatatctttaaaatctataataagtttatatccctcttataaataatttgtgatgagaaagaaatatgtgaatgatagcaaaatataattatatatggctgtaaaatataaattaattaacttttattatgttaacagcttttaagggtatttcagacattttgatttaaaaagttgtttatcagcacttatttgtcaaacatatcaacaactttttt harbors:
- the LOC101250947 gene encoding protein GRAVITROPIC IN THE LIGHT 1 produces the protein MANKVSNFSDLIQRVTASCLLHPLSSNGHISGARDADESEDDKYTTEEEEEEHSPYVETLEKFQNFEVKNEEIRTEKVNEMEMLLGEVFDAVSAMKKAYVSLQEAHCPWDQDKMRVADVAVISELRRLGVLRERFRRNVGGGSERGDWRVGVATLREVVAPYESAVEELKQEVKAKDIEIDDLKEKLKTATLLSSNSGKKNKSKRRVNCSSQAPVNMSPAPDLFESTVSSVKEASKSFTSMLLSLMRSAHWDIAAAVRSIEAASSNSTTPTADSIVGANHAKYALESYVNRKMFQGFDHETFYMDGSLSSLLHPDQHRRECYTQYRDMKAMDPMELLGILPTCSFGNFCFKKYLAIVHPKMEESLFGDLEQRRQVLAGNHPRSQFYGEFLGLAKAVWLLHLLAFSLDPPPSHFETSNGSEFHPKYMESVVKYSISMGIGGRMGMGLVVGFPVSPGFKLGNGSVVKARVYLVPKNGF